The sequence below is a genomic window from Thalassomonas haliotis.
GCTTTGTCGGCGAGCAGGAAGGCGGCACCTTATTGTTGCTGCTGACCTATCCGTTAAGTAAAAGCCAGCTCTTGCTGGGTAAATTTCTCGGACAGGGCAGTATCATTGCCCTGGCGACCTTCTTAGGCTTTGGTACCTCGGCAGTGCTGTTATACCTGAATCTTGGCAGCAGTGAGCTGGTGGCGACCTTTGCCGTGTTTATCACCAGTGCGATTTTGCTCGGCCTGAGTTTTACCGCCATCGCTTACATCCTGAGTTTGCTGGTCAGTGAAAAATCCAAAGCCGCCGGGCTGGCGCTTATTGTCTGGTTCTTATTTGCCCTGGCCTTTGATCTGGTGATGCTGGCGCTTCTGGTGGGGGTAGAAGACGGGTTAAGCCAGCAGGGCTTAACCCGGCTGATGATGCTGAACCCTTCGGACATTTTCCGCCTGGTGAACCTGGCGGGCTTGGACAGCACAGATGTCAACGGTGTGCTGGCGGT
It includes:
- a CDS encoding ABC transporter permease, translating into MRQIFTVANKEFHDGLRNRWFISITLIFALLSVGLTYFGAAASGTTGVTSLSTTVASLSSLAVFLIPLIALLVSYDSFVGEQEGGTLLLLLTYPLSKSQLLLGKFLGQGSIIALATFLGFGTSAVLLYLNLGSSELVATFAVFITSAILLGLSFTAIAYILSLLVSEKSKAAGLALIVWFLFALAFDLVMLALLVGVEDGLSQQGLTRLMMLNPSDIFRLVNLAGLDSTDVNGVLAVAINASMGQGVLFGLLSLWVVLPLSVAIAIFRKKKL